TGAGAAGGGATGGTAAGACCTGGATTTTTTTGAGCAGCTAAAAGGGATAGGGGAGATAAAAATAAAGAAGCAATGAGTCCATACAAAAAAATCTTCATTTTATTTGATCAGATATTATCTGTTTAATTTTTTAACGAAATAATGCTTTATGATTCAATGAAAAAGAGAGTTGCACATGTCCAATATTCTAACTTGTCGGATTTGTGGCTGTACAGCAGACCATCCCCAGTACATTGCAAAAGAAACGATCATGGGGAGCTTTGAGCGGTTTTGTTATTTTAAATGCTTGGATTGTGGTTGTTTGCAAATTGTTTCCATTCCTAAGAACTTGGGAAAATATTACTCTTTGAACTATCACTCTAGAATATTAGAGCTTGGTAATCTTGAAAAAAAAGAAATTCTTTTTTTAAAAAAAAGGATTGCCCGCCTTATTCTTTTTTCAGGGAAAAGAGGGAAAATAACTCGGAATTTGTTTGGTAAGCTATTCCCAGGGTTTCTCTGGCAGTTTGGAGAACTAGGAATAAATCAAAAATCAAGAATTCTTGATTATGGATGTGGAAGGGCCCACTTTCTTTTAAGATTGTATGGTTGGGGATTTGAAAATCTTTTAGGCTTAGATCCATATATTCAGAACCCACAAAGGATAAAAGATAGCGTTGTTATAAAAAAAGGAGATTATACCCAGCTTAGCGGGTTTTTTGAACTGATTATATTAAATCACGTGATAGAACATCTCGAAGAGCCTCTTGGGGTTTTAAAAGCTTTGAGCAATCATCTTAGTGATAAGGGTACCCTGATTGTCAATACTCCCTTGGTAGATAGCTATGGATGGAGAAAGTTTGGGAACAGTTGGGCGATGTGGGATGCTCCTAGACATCTTCATCTCTTTACGGTCAAATCAATGGCTATAGCGGCGCAAAAGTGTGGGTTGAAGATAGTCAAGCTTGACTACGATGTGGGGAACAACATTTGGGAGACTTCCCGGCTTTTTTCTCTTAGCCCTGAAGCAGAGCGAATCGAGACTGTTTCTCAAAAGGAGCTAGAGAGGAGACAAAAAAAGATAAAGAAATTTTTAAAGATGCTCGATGCCCTTGGGGATAGTGATATGGCTTCTTTCTATTTAAGGAAGAGCTGATTGGTTCCTGAATAATTTTCAAAATTGTTTTAAAAAATGGTTTTTGAGTTTAATTTTTTTTATGCGTGTGGGAATAGCTTTGGGTTCAAACGATGGAGAAAGAAAAAGGCATATCGAAAAAGCCCTCAGCTTTTTAAAAAACTTGACGAAAAATAATCATTTTCTCTGTTCTTCGATCTGGGAGACAACACCTGTAGATTGTCCAGAAGGATCACAAAAGTTTCTAAATTGCGTAACAGAAATTGAGACAGATCTTTCTTCGAGGATCTTGCTTGGCTGTCTCCAAGAATATGAGCTTTCAGAGGGTCGATTACCACTAGCCAGCCGAAAAAAAAATGGACCGCGTCCGATTGATTTGGATATTTTATACTATGGTCATGAGATTATTGAGGAAAGAGACCTAACTATCCCTCATCCCCGAATGACTCAAAGGCTTTTTGTTCTGGGGCCTCTTGCAGAAATTAGGCCAGAGTTGATTCTTCCAGGTTATTCTAAGACTGTCAAGGATCTCTTCCATGAACTCAATAAAAATAACTCCTGATTGGGTAAGGAATAGAAAAAATACCGGTGAAAAAATCGCCGCTTTGACTGTCGTTGACTATCCTACGGCAAAAATTCTTGATGAAGCTCAGATACCCCTTCTTCTTGTTGGAGATTCGTTGGGTATGGTCACCTTAGGATACGAAGACACGACCAAAGTGAGTTTAAATGATATGCTCCATCATGTTCGGGCTGTGGCCCGAGCGAATGTAAAAGCCTTGGTGGTAGCAGATATTCCTTTTGGCTGGAACCGTGAAGCAGAGAAAGCCCTTTATTGTGCACGTAAACTTTATGAAGCGGGAGCTGAAGCCGTAAAGATTGAGGGGGGCAAAGAAGTGGGACAGATAGTAAAATTACTGATTTCTCAGGGAATTGCAGTCATGGGTCACATTGGGCTGATGCCTCAATTCCTTGGTCAACCCCCAAAATACAGGAAATATGGTATTGATGAAAAAGAAAAAAAGCAAATTATCGATGATGCCCTTTTCTTAAGTCGATTGGGGGTATTTGCAATAGTGCTTGAGGCTTTGGATGAAGCAGTTGCAGCGGAAGTTACCCGGCTTATCGAAGTGCCTACGATTGGTATTGGTTCAGGGAAATATTGTGACGGTCAAATTCTAGTTTTTCATGATCTCGTTGGACTTTTCCCATGGTTTCGGCCGAAATTTGTTCAACCCAAATTGAACATGGCTTTACTGATTAAAGAAGCGGCAATAGCTTATAAAAAAGAAGTCCAAAGCGGGCTCTAAAGGCCACCGAGTTCAATCAATGGGATGAGAACTCAGATAAAAATGCCTGATCAGCATTCTTTGTCCCTTGAAGCAAGGCAATCCCATAAGCCATGCGATTAACATCTTCGAGCAACCCACCAAGGGGAACAGCAAGCATATGGGCTTTCCAGACAAGAGTTTCGATCTTGCCTTGCAGCTCCAAAGGCCACATTTCTATAATTTCCATGCCATTGTAGTAGACTGAGCTGACGTAAAATTCACAGTTAATCTGTTGCCAACTTTGCTGAGTTTTAAATCCATAGCTAGAAGCCAAAGAAAGGGTAGCCATTCCATTAGCGTCAAAAAAGTTACAATAATAATTTTGGGGAGGTTGTTGGCTTGCCCAATTGCTGAGAAGAGAATCGATAAGAGGTTGGTAACGAGCATAAATTTTGGGATTGGCTTTGGCCAAGTTACTAATTTCATCAACAGGCTTGATGGGACTATTTCCATTTTCATACGGAGGAAGTTTGAATAGACCTGATTGAGAATAGCTCAAGAGTTTTGCTTGCAGATCATTTATGAAAAAGGTTTTAAGTGATTGAAGTGAGCTTTCATCTATTTTTCCTTTGAGGGGGGACAGTGTGGATTGAAGTTGTTTGATTTCTTCTATGCTCAGATTCAACACACTTTTGCCCGGCTTAGCTCGAAATGCCTCCACAAGAAGTTTCTTTACGGGAGCTTTTTTCAAGTCGAAAGGTAAGGAGTTAAAGGTAAAAGAGCTGGCTGATGTATTTTCTAAATGAGCAAGAACTTTAAGAGAAGGATGTTTGCTTGGATCCCAATGAAGAAAGGCATATGAGACGGCTTGAGGTTCAGCGGGAACGATAAAACAAGTTTCGATTAATAAGCTATGGCCTTTGCTATTTTTGTCATCAAAATTTCCTAATATGGTGTTATTAGATAAATTGGAGAGTGAAACATTGGGAATCGAGCTAAAGGAGCTCAGCTCATCGAAAGGGGAAGGGAAAAGAGAAATGGGACAAAAAGCAAAATAAATTAAAAAGAGAAGTCCAAAGCCGTTGATGTCTTTTTGGTTTTTAGAATTTTTCATTCGCTTTGAAAAAGGTTTGATTTAAGATTTTGCATTTGCGATAAGAATTCATTGCTATAGCAAAAACAGCCTTTTTTAAGTTCTTCTACGCTCAGTCGTTTCTATGAGCAGCTGATTATATAGATTTAACATATTTTTGGCCATCACTTTATAGGAGAATGTCAATTCTATTTTTTTATGGCATTCCCATTTTTTTTCTTCAGGAAGTGGCCCAGTAGCTGCTATATCGGCTAAAGCTTGGCATAAATCTGGAGTAGACCAGGGAGGGATCAGTTTGCCGACTTGGCAGGCTTGAAAAGCTTCGGGAATACCATCTATAGTCGTTGTGATAACGGGTTTGCCACAAGCGAAAGCTTCTAAAATAACCAAACCGAAAGCTTCGGTGGCAATAGCTGGATGTACAAGGCAGTCTAAAGCATTGATCCAATTTTCTATTTCAGAAGTGTGAGGAACAAGAAATACGCGACCTTCAAGTGACAACCTTTTTATCTTTTCTTCAAGAAGTTGTTGCATGTTACCCCTTCCGATGATGAGAAACCGACCATGAGGAAGAACGTTGCGAGAACAGTCAGCAGCTTCAAGAAAGTCTAACTGTCCCTTGCCTAGGGGAAAATCATAACTGCCGATCATGCCAAAAAGGAAATGTCGGGCTTCTATCCCCAATTTTTCTCTAAGATATAGCACCTTTCGTGGATAAAACCGTTGAGTATCAATGCCTCCATAAATAACTCTTATTTTTTTATGATCTCCCCTGATTGGCTCTCTTTTATGCCTCTCTTTAATTGGACAGAGAGGATCAAAATCCCCTTGAACAAGAACTTTTTTTGTAAACCGAGATACAGCGACCATGCAATCGCAACAGTTTAAAAGATAATGCTTGCTTAACCATGATCCAGGACTTTTGGCCATATGTCGGGTAAGAACAATTTTAGGTTTGGGGGTGGTCCAGGATGCACTGAGTATAGCTGGCCAATAGTCTCTGCCGTGATGGGCATGCAAAACCGAAATTTTACGACTTTTTATTATTTTCCAAAGCTTATAAAAGCCAGAGATCTTTTTTTCCCAATGCACACTTTCTATTCCATAAGATTTTAGCTGATCGAACAGTTCTGTATTTTGGGGGCAAGCGACAAGAACTGAAACTCCTAATTCCTGTAGTCCGCGTGCGAGTAAAATGACTTGATTATCTGTACCTCCTCCTTGGAGAACAGAGTCAATTAAAAGAATACGAGGTTCATTTTGCATTTTAATCCTTTGATAGTCCCATGTTGTCGGGCATACCTTTAAGATGCCATAATGCAATTTTAGAATTAGTTTTTAACCTAGTGTTTGAATATTTGCCGAAAGTGACCAGGTAAAGAAGACTTTCAAAGAAAAGGGATATAAAAAGCCGTAATAGAAGACCTATCCTGAGAATCCAATATTTAAAAGGATGGTGGATTTTGAAATATTTGTATCTTGATTTCCAATATTCAATGCGAGCTTCGGCTTGTTGTTTTTTAGCTGTTTTCCCTTGACCGTGCCATACTTTGACTTGGGGTAAAAAATAGATGAAGTAGCCTTTTTTTGTTGCTCTCAAACAAAAATCGGTTTCTTCAAAAAAGAAGAAATATCTTTCATCAAGTCCTTTCAGCTCATCCCAAATTTTTTTTCGAATAAGCAAAAAGGCCCCTATTACCGATTCAACAGCGAGGGGACGCTCAGTTTTGTATTCTTTACCTGGAAATTTTTTAGGAAAAAGTCTTCGCAGCATTGACTTGTTGCCTAATTCCGTTAGAAGGTTTGGAAAGTTAGCGATCGAATTTTGGAATGTCCCATCTTCATTGAGAAGCTGTGCTCCACAGACTGCACATGATGGATGATCTTCCATCCATTCCACGGCTTTTTGAATGGAATCTTTCTCTAGCCGGGCATCAGAGTTGAGCAATAGAAGATAATCGCCTTGAGAATACTGGGCAGCCTGATTTACGGCTTTGGAAAAGCCCAGATTGGTCGGAGAGCGGAGGTAAAGAACCCAAGGGAATTTTTTTTTTATCATTTTTTCTGTTCCATCTTTTGATCCATTATCAAAGACAATAACCCGTTTCTCATAAGGATCGCGGCTGTTTTCAATGGAAGTTAAAGCCTGTTCAAGCAGCAATTGAGTATTGAAACTGACAATAATTATCGATACATTCGCATTCATGGCAGGATTGCCTCAAGTCTCATCTCGGGTGGAGAATTCCTTTACCCACTTGTCTCATTATCGAAAGACTTACGGAGATAAAACTCCCATACTTATGTACCATCATATAGGAAGAAGTCCAAAAGATTCCAAGTTTCCTTCTCTGTGGGTTCCTAGCCTGCTTTTTGAAAGACAGCTTGGAGAGTTTTGGTCTGTGGAATGGCCTTCTATTTCCTTGGGAGAATTCGTTGCGGCCAGTTGTTCAGTTTGCAAAGGGGTAATTCTCAGTTTTGATGATGGCTATCAATCTGTGTTTACTCGCGGTCTACCTTTGCTTACAAAATTCAGAATGCGTGCCATTCTTTTTGTTGTGGTCAACTATATTGGAAAGTATAATGAATGGGATAGAGCTTTGGGAGAACCTCCTCAAAAGCTTATGGGTAAAGAAGAAATTAGAGACTGGATTGCTGCTGGACATGAAATTGGCAGCCATAGCCTTTCCCACCCCCATCTCCCTAAGCTTTCTTTTGATGAAGCTCGAAGAGAAATTGAGGATTCAAAAAAAATACTTGAAGATATTTTTTCTTTCCCTGTTCGACATTTTTCTTATCCGTATGGCGAATGGACTGCCCAATGCGCAGAAATAGCAGAAAAAGCGGGATATGAATCCGCATGCCAAATTGGAGAAGGGGTGAATTTTCCCGGAGAAAACCCCTTTTGTTTAAAAAGGTTAACGGCTAGAAGACCCAAAAGAAATTTAAGAACCCTTTTACAGATGCTCCTTCCTTATCGCCACACCGCTTAGTTTTCTTGCAAATGGATAAACTGCCTATAAGCCTGACCATGATAGCCAAGAATCAGGCTCATAATTTGCCAAGAAGTTTGGGAAGTGTAGCCCGGTGGGTAAGTGAAATCGTTGTGGTCATCAATGATTGTACGGATGAAACTGAAGCTGTAGCCAAAAGTTTTGGAGCACGGGTTGAAAAAAGGCCCTGGAGTTGTCGCAGGGATCAAAAAAACATCGCTCTTGAGCTGGCTTCCTACAATTGGGTTTTGGGATTGGATGCCGACGAAGTAGTTTCTGAGAACTTGAGACGGGACATTTTTAACTTTTTTTTAAAAGATCATCTTCATTATGTAGGAGCCACTTTCCCAAGGAAAACATGGTTGATGGACCGGTGGATTACCCATGGGGATTTTTATCCTGATTATAATTTAAGACTTTTTCGAAAAGATCGAGGCCGTTGGGGAGGAAGCCGGGAACATGACCGAGTTGTGGTAGAGGGAAAAGTTAAAAAGTTAAAAGGAGAATTGCTCCATTATTCTTTTCCGACTATCGATTATACAATCACTAAGCTTCCTGAATATGCTACATCTTTTGCCCAAGAAGCATTAACCAGAGGAAAAAGATGGAGCTGGGTTGACATCCTGTTTAGACCACCTTGGAGGTTTTTTAGGAGCTATATTTTGAAGGGAGGTTTTCTTGATGGGTTCCCTGGATTTTATGTTGCTTCGATGGCCGCCTTTTCTAATTTTTTTAGGTATAGCAAACTTTTTGAATTAACCCAAAAAGGTAAAGAGATTAAAAATATTCATAATAATCTTGAAAAGACAAGATAATCAAAAATCGAAGCGGTATTTAAAGCTGCTCTTTTTTTATAAAAGCCAAAAGCTGCCTGCTCATGTATTTGATTCTGTTTAAATCTGAAAATGAAAGTCCAAAAAAAAGGGGAAGCCGGTAATGGAAAGGCAGCTTTTTTTCCAATAGATTTTTATGTTCTTTGAAGTAATCCTCAGCTAATGAAAGATCTATAGATTTGTAGGCAAAAAGCTTTTTGAATCGGTTTTCTATGATGGCTTTTTTTCTTTCTTCGGTGAGTATTCCTTCTTTTTTTAAATATTCGATCATTTTTTCAAGTAGATTATCATGATCTCTGAGGATTTCTATAAATTGGTGATTAGCCCGGGTAGACGTATGACCTACACGGTAAATGGCTCCAGGAGTAGGGCAATAAACAAACTTCAATTTGTTGGTAATCGCTCGCATATAAAGGCTATAATCTTCACAGGGATGAAAGCTATCCCAGCCGCCGATTTTCAGAAGAGATTCTTTGCGCCATAGGTAGGATCCTGTCTGTGGCATATCCCAAGAAAGCCACAATGTTAAAGGGTCTTCTTTGGGGTCGGAACCAAGCAGTTTTTTCTGGATGGGTTTTCCGTTTTTCCAGATTTCAACATAAGTTGGTGAGTATAAAACATCGGCAGAATCGATCTTTTCTTTGGCCTCCTCCTGTTGTGTTTTTATTTTTCCTTCCAGCAAATAATCGTCATGATCGATGTACTGAATCCATTCACCAGTCGATTCGAAAAGAATTAAATTCCGGTTGTCTGCCGTGTCTTGAGGTTTGTTAAGCCGTATAAGCTTGATTTTATCTTTGTACTGGTTCAAAATAGAAGAAGTTCCATCTGTTGACCCCGCATCAACAACAATAATCTCTTTATTTTCCCAATCTTGACCTATAGCACTCTCTAGGGTTTGAAAGAGCCATTTTCCTGGATTATAAGTTGGAATACCAATGGTGATCTTTGGATTCAATTTTAGCTGGTTATTGTATTTTTTTTTATTTTATATTTTTTCGCTGTCAACATTTTTAGCTTGATGACCAACTGGTTATTTCTGTCTAAAAATGCTTTGGATTTTTTCAGTAACAGAAAATCCAAAAAGAGAATAGAGTACACTGTATCTCAAAGGGCCATCTACACAAAAAAGACCTAATGGCTTTTGTTTTCTTTCTAGGGCGACTGCTTCCTCAATTTTTCCTTCTTTTGCAAGCCACCGGGCGACAAGAAAATAGGCTTTCCCAATTTCTTTTTTAAGTTCTGGAACCAACTGGCCGTTTTGATTCAGCCACTGCACCATCCTGTCCATGCATCTTTTTTTTTGTTCAATAAACTCCATCGCTTGCTGATGAGCCATAGGCTTGTTCCTGTAATTCCAATATGCTCCAGCTATGGGAGTCAAAGAAAATTTTAAATTCGACTGGATTGCTCTTCCCACAAGTTCATAATCGTCATAGAGAGAGGCATAATCCGACCATCCCCCAATTTTTGCAACCGATGTTTTTTTCCAAAGATAACCGCCTGTTTGAGGCAGTTCGGATGAAAACCACAGGGAAAGGATGGGTCTACTCATAGCCTTGGCGGATGGCACGTATTTTTCTTTTCCTTCAGGCGAAACAGCGATGATTGGAGAATAAAATACATCAATCGTGTCAAGTTCGGCTGTCAAAGAAAAATGGTTGTTGATTTTATTCTGATCCAAATAGTCGTCGTGATCAAGCCATTGTATCCAAGAACCCTTGGCTCTATTCAATGCCTCGTTTCTAGCTTTTGCTCTCCCTTGGTTTTCTTTGAAAAAGACATGAGAAACAACTCCTCTATACTTTTCAATAATTTTAGCTGTCTGATCGGTAGAACCATCGTTAATGACAAGAATCTCTTTGTTTGGCCATGATTGATTGAGAGCACTCAGAATGGCCTTTTCAATCGTTTTCTCCCCGTTATAGGTTATGATGGCAATAGTAACAAGGGGCAGATGATTCATTTTCAAGAATGTAAATGAGAAAAAGGAGCCGAATCAACGAGAAGACTCACTATCTTGAGAGTCTTGAGCAGGTTGGGCAGTGGAGGAAGAAGTGGATGGATTGGGTGAGGAACTTGTTTCAGCTTCAACTGCACTTGGAAGTTTGGCTGACTGGGAAAGAGATTTGAGCTCTCGCATTCGGGAGCGCATCGCATCCATTTCCTGATGCATTTCTTTTCTTTGTTCAATGAGCCGGGTAACGATGAGAGTTAAATAATCGATTTTCTTTTCTTTTGGAGCTTTTTTGAGTTCTTTTAATAATCCATCCAACTCCTTATCTTGTTTATCTAGCATCCTCCTAAAACTTTCCTGCATTTCAGAGAGCAGAGCTTGTTGGTCTGAATCTAAAGACTTTTCAGGAGAACGGCTTTTCGGAGAGTAAAGTTGTGTGGAAGATTGCCCGATGAGAGGAGAAAGGGTCCCCATAAATACTATGAGAACCCAACGATAAAAGAGCTGTTTTTTTTTATTCCGTAGAAAAGACAAACCGTACCTATTCATGAAGAGTTTGTTAGATTGGCCCTTTATTATTCTCATTCATGATGTTCTTTATGATTCATCATCATTTTATGATGCATCGATTTCATCTCTTCATGCATCTGAATACGTTGATTGACCAACGTGTTCAAAAGGACTACAACTTTATCCAATTTCTGGTCTTTGGGAGCTTTGTTCATCTCGTTAGCGAGTTTTTTTAATTCCTCATCCTGTTTATCCATGAGCCGCTGCATTTTTTCATGCATTTGCCTGGCCATCTTATGCCGATAAGCCCTGTTATGATGAGGAGGGGAAGATGAAGAAGGAACTTCTCCCTGTGACTCGGTCGTATTTTGGGCAAAAAGGGGATTACACAGAAAACTTGCAGTAGCAAACAAAAGAACAAAGTTTTTTAACTTATTCAATTTCACTTGTTTCCTCCATGAGATTTCTTCTTGGCAAAGTTAAAACGAAATTATAAATAGAGTTTCTCTTTTTTAGAAAAAAAGGGCCAACCAGTCAAGTTTATCGATGTGGGAGTAGGAATAACCATCCCTAATTTTTTGAAAGGGTCTTTTGACGTAACTTTTCAATTTTATCGATAAACGGTTGAGGTCCTCCGGGCATGTAGCCAAAGCTGGAAATTTCTTCACCCTGTGGGGAAAGAAGAACCAAGGTGGGAAAAGAATCAACATTATATTGGTTGGCTAAATCTTCATTTTGTTTCTTTAATTCAGCGGGCTGTGTTTTATGTTGAGGAAAATCAACTTCGAGTAAAACTAGATTTTTTTGAGCATAATTTTTAAACTCGGACGTTGAGAATACTTCTTTATCTAGTTTTTGACACCAGGGACACCAGTCGGATCCTGTAAAATTCATCAATACCATCTTGTTTTCTTTTTTTGCTTCAGCGAGTGCTTGCGTATAGTTGGTTAGCCAACGGAGATTTTCAGCAGCAACAAGACAACGCAGAGGAAAAAAAACAAAAAAGAAAGCAAAGCAAAAATAAAAAATAAAAGAAAGGCGTCTGTTAAAAAAAGAAATATTGTGGATCATACATCATTAATTTTAAAAGTGTTACAAGGAAAAATCAATTGCTCTTTCTTTTAAAAACTTGATTTTTCCAACTCCGTTATCATTTTCATAAGTAGGAAAAACAGATAAAGAAACTTGTAATGAAAGAAAAAGCAGCTGATATTCATTCCATAGAAGAGGATTCGGTTTCCCAATCCATTCTCATCGTCGATGATGAAGAAGATGTTTATTACTCTTTTCAAAGATTTCTTGAGCAATTCCCTCTAAGGACATTTAATGCGCGGTCTGGGGAAGAGGCTTTGAAGTTTCTAAAAACTCAACCTGTAGATGTTATTATCATGGATATCAGGATGGGGAAAAAGAATGGGTTGGAAACCTTGAAAGAAATCAGGAAACTTTTCCCCCAGCAAGTCGTGGTCATCATGACCGCATATGGGACTTGTCAAACGGCGATTGAGGCGATGAAGTTGGGTGCCTACGATTATATATTAAAACCTTTCAATATCCAAGAGTTACAATCGATCATATATAAAGCCTTAGAAGCTTCGAAACTCACCAAAGAGGTTTCTTCTCAGATTACTGCTGCGAACTCTTTCGATAGCCGTGGCCTACAGATAATAGGGAAAAGCCAACCCATGCAGCAAGTCTATAAGCTCATTGGTCAGGTAGCGCCCACTAATGCTACAGTGTTGATTGTAGGGGAAAGCGGTTCAGGCAAAGAGCTTGTTGCAAGGGCCATTTATCAATATAGCCTTAGAGCCAACAAGCCTTTTATAGCAATAAATTGTGCAGCCATTCCTGAAAATCTTCTCGAAAGTGAACTTTTCGGTCATGAAAGAGGATCATTTACTGGGGCCATGGCTCAGCGTATCGGTAAATTTGAACAAGGGGATGGAGGAACGGTATTTTTGGATGAAATTGGGGAAATGCCGCTTTCAACTCAAGCTAAAATTCTTAGGGTGCTCCAGGAAGGTGAGTTTTCTAGACTGGGAAGCAACGAACCCATAAAAACAGATGTCCGCATTATTGCTGCAACCAATAAAGATCTTGCAGCAGCTGTAGGGAAAAGAGAGTTTAGAGCAGATCTCTTTTACCGGCTTAATGTTGTAAAAATTACGCTTCCTCCTTTACGTGAAAGAACTGAAGATATTCCTGATCTCGTAGATCATTTTCTGGCTAAGCATCGTCGTTATCTTCCCAACGCGCCCACTTGCATTTCTTCTCAAGCAATGAAGAGCCTTATGGCTTATCATTGGCCAGGAAATATAAGAGAACTGGAAAATGTGATCCAGAGAGCTATGGTTCTGGCTTCAAGTGCCACCATCCAGAGTTGTCATCTTCCAGAAGAAATTCAAGCTTCTGAAAAAAAGAAGTGTTTCAAGGATAAGCACAGTAAGGGCAGCCTGACAGGGGGATTAGATTCCCTCATACAGGAAATGGTTTGTTCGGAACTTAAAGAAAGCCGGCTTGAAACCTTGAAAACCCTATTACATAGGATTTATACGCATGTTCTTGAAGAGTGCGAGGGGGATGAATCCAAAGCCAAAAGAATATTAGGATTCCATCCCGGTTGGGTAAATGCCCTGAAATCCTGATCGGCTTTAAATCTTGTATTTTGTTCTATCATCTTTTTGGGTTGTTTCTTTTGGTAGGCACATCAAAGCAATAGAGTTGCTTTTTAGGATAACCTATTGATTACAAATAAAATATTTTTTTCTTTAGCAAGAAAGGCTTTTATTTAAATGGGTCGTTTCAAAGGGGAATGCAAAAGAGAGGATAGGCCTAGCTTGCACACGATGGACAGCGACCATAGAGAATGATCTCGTGTTCCTGGACTAGAAAACCTTTAGGAGCAAGCTTCTCGATCTGGTCAGTGCATTTTCCGAGTTCAAAGATTTGGTGACAGTTCCGACAATAGAAATGGTGATGATGCGCTCTTCCTGAAATTTCATAACGAGGGGCTTCACCAGGAATTTCTACGGTTACCACTTTTTTCTTTTCTTTAAGGGTTCGTAACAGTCGATAAACGGTAGCGATACCCAGAGAAGGAACGAACAAGGAAGCTCGAGTTTGAATTTCTGCCGGTGATA
The DNA window shown above is from Methylacidiphilum caldifontis and carries:
- a CDS encoding class I SAM-dependent methyltransferase; translated protein: MSNILTCRICGCTADHPQYIAKETIMGSFERFCYFKCLDCGCLQIVSIPKNLGKYYSLNYHSRILELGNLEKKEILFLKKRIARLILFSGKRGKITRNLFGKLFPGFLWQFGELGINQKSRILDYGCGRAHFLLRLYGWGFENLLGLDPYIQNPQRIKDSVVIKKGDYTQLSGFFELIILNHVIEHLEEPLGVLKALSNHLSDKGTLIVNTPLVDSYGWRKFGNSWAMWDAPRHLHLFTVKSMAIAAQKCGLKIVKLDYDVGNNIWETSRLFSLSPEAERIETVSQKELERRQKKIKKFLKMLDALGDSDMASFYLRKS
- the folK gene encoding 2-amino-4-hydroxy-6-hydroxymethyldihydropteridine diphosphokinase, translated to MSLIFFMRVGIALGSNDGERKRHIEKALSFLKNLTKNNHFLCSSIWETTPVDCPEGSQKFLNCVTEIETDLSSRILLGCLQEYELSEGRLPLASRKKNGPRPIDLDILYYGHEIIEERDLTIPHPRMTQRLFVLGPLAEIRPELILPGYSKTVKDLFHELNKNNS
- the panB gene encoding 3-methyl-2-oxobutanoate hydroxymethyltransferase, producing MNSIKITPDWVRNRKNTGEKIAALTVVDYPTAKILDEAQIPLLLVGDSLGMVTLGYEDTTKVSLNDMLHHVRAVARANVKALVVADIPFGWNREAEKALYCARKLYEAGAEAVKIEGGKEVGQIVKLLISQGIAVMGHIGLMPQFLGQPPKYRKYGIDEKEKKQIIDDALFLSRLGVFAIVLEALDEAVAAEVTRLIEVPTIGIGSGKYCDGQILVFHDLVGLFPWFRPKFVQPKLNMALLIKEAAIAYKKEVQSGL
- a CDS encoding glycosyltransferase family 4 protein translates to MQNEPRILLIDSVLQGGGTDNQVILLARGLQELGVSVLVACPQNTELFDQLKSYGIESVHWEKKISGFYKLWKIIKSRKISVLHAHHGRDYWPAILSASWTTPKPKIVLTRHMAKSPGSWLSKHYLLNCCDCMVAVSRFTKKVLVQGDFDPLCPIKERHKREPIRGDHKKIRVIYGGIDTQRFYPRKVLYLREKLGIEARHFLFGMIGSYDFPLGKGQLDFLEAADCSRNVLPHGRFLIIGRGNMQQLLEEKIKRLSLEGRVFLVPHTSEIENWINALDCLVHPAIATEAFGLVILEAFACGKPVITTTIDGIPEAFQACQVGKLIPPWSTPDLCQALADIAATGPLPEEKKWECHKKIELTFSYKVMAKNMLNLYNQLLIETTERRRT
- a CDS encoding glycosyltransferase family 2 protein, producing MNANVSIIIVSFNTQLLLEQALTSIENSRDPYEKRVIVFDNGSKDGTEKMIKKKFPWVLYLRSPTNLGFSKAVNQAAQYSQGDYLLLLNSDARLEKDSIQKAVEWMEDHPSCAVCGAQLLNEDGTFQNSIANFPNLLTELGNKSMLRRLFPKKFPGKEYKTERPLAVESVIGAFLLIRKKIWDELKGLDERYFFFFEETDFCLRATKKGYFIYFLPQVKVWHGQGKTAKKQQAEARIEYWKSRYKYFKIHHPFKYWILRIGLLLRLFISLFFESLLYLVTFGKYSNTRLKTNSKIALWHLKGMPDNMGLSKD
- a CDS encoding polysaccharide deacetylase family protein; the encoded protein is MAGLPQVSSRVENSFTHLSHYRKTYGDKTPILMYHHIGRSPKDSKFPSLWVPSLLFERQLGEFWSVEWPSISLGEFVAASCSVCKGVILSFDDGYQSVFTRGLPLLTKFRMRAILFVVVNYIGKYNEWDRALGEPPQKLMGKEEIRDWIAAGHEIGSHSLSHPHLPKLSFDEARREIEDSKKILEDIFSFPVRHFSYPYGEWTAQCAEIAEKAGYESACQIGEGVNFPGENPFCLKRLTARRPKRNLRTLLQMLLPYRHTA
- a CDS encoding glycosyltransferase family 2 protein yields the protein MIAKNQAHNLPRSLGSVARWVSEIVVVINDCTDETEAVAKSFGARVEKRPWSCRRDQKNIALELASYNWVLGLDADEVVSENLRRDIFNFFLKDHLHYVGATFPRKTWLMDRWITHGDFYPDYNLRLFRKDRGRWGGSREHDRVVVEGKVKKLKGELLHYSFPTIDYTITKLPEYATSFAQEALTRGKRWSWVDILFRPPWRFFRSYILKGGFLDGFPGFYVASMAAFSNFFRYSKLFELTQKGKEIKNIHNNLEKTR
- a CDS encoding glycosyltransferase family 2 protein, with amino-acid sequence MNPKITIGIPTYNPGKWLFQTLESAIGQDWENKEIIVVDAGSTDGTSSILNQYKDKIKLIRLNKPQDTADNRNLILFESTGEWIQYIDHDDYLLEGKIKTQQEEAKEKIDSADVLYSPTYVEIWKNGKPIQKKLLGSDPKEDPLTLWLSWDMPQTGSYLWRKESLLKIGGWDSFHPCEDYSLYMRAITNKLKFVYCPTPGAIYRVGHTSTRANHQFIEILRDHDNLLEKMIEYLKKEGILTEERKKAIIENRFKKLFAYKSIDLSLAEDYFKEHKNLLEKKLPFHYRLPLFFGLSFSDLNRIKYMSRQLLAFIKKEQL